From the genome of Methylocystis heyeri:
CGCCACAGCCCCAGCCGTTGCACCAGGCTGCAGCCGGCGTCGAGGCGAGGACGGTCGAGCCCAGCGTCGCCGCAACGAGGCCGGTTGTGAGTATCTTTTTGAATCTGTTCATGCCCTGCCTCCGAAGTGAACCCGGCGCGGCGATCGCGGGCCGGGCTGTAAGGAAGAACGCCTTAGCTTGGCCATGGTTCCAAATTATGGCGAAGTTCACGCCGCGGACCGCGGCGAATTGATTGGGGTCCGGTCGCGAGCCAGACTGGGAAACCCGGGACCGTGTTGCTCGCCGCCAGCATAAAAACACCTGCCGAATGAATGCGCAATGAACCGGCAGGAGGCGCTCCAGGTTGGGCGGGGTCGAAAAGCCGGGCCTGTCTTTCGGGCGTCCAACCCGATTGAAATATTCCGGCAGCGAACTCTCTACGCACAGTCTGCGACAGTCGGAAGGACTGCCGCACGAGAACCCGCTCCGCGGGTGGGACGAGGGATCGAAATGCCAAAAGCCGAAATGGAATTCGTCGACATTGCCGGAGCCTCGCTTGCGGTTTCGCGGATCGGGCTCGGCACATGGTCGATCGGCGGCTGGATGTGGGGAGGAAGCGACGAGGCGGAAGCGATCGGCGCGATTCACGAAGCGATGGACCGCGGCGTCAACCTCATAGACACGGCGCCCGTCTACGGCTTCGGCCATGCCGAGGAGATCGTCGGAAAGGCGCTGAAACAGGGCGGAAGGCGCGAGCGGGCGGTTATCGCGACCAAGGCGGGTCTGGAATGGAAAGACGGCAGGCCGTTCCGCAACGCGAGGCGAGAACGAATCTTGAAGGAAATCGACGATTCGCTGCGACGCCTGCAGACCGACGTCATCGACATTTATCAGGTGCATTGGCCCGACCCTGAAACGCCTACCGCCGAAACCGCGGGCGTCATGGCGGAGCTTTATCGCGCCGGCAAAATCAGAGCGGTCGGGGTGAGCAATTTCAGCCCGGAGCAAATGGAGGAATTTTCCGCCGTCGCGCCGCTTCATACGGTTCAGCCGCCCTACAATCTCTTCGAGCGCGGAGCCGAGCGCGACATTCTGCCCTACGCCAAGAGAAAAGGACTGACGGCCTTCGCATATGGCGCAATCTGCCGCGGGCTCCTCTCGGGACAAATAACCCGGGACACGCAGTTTTCGGGCGACGATCTGCGCAACCGAGACCCGAAGTTCCAGCCCGATCGCCGGCCGCAATATATCGCCGCGGTGGAAAGACTCGCGCGCTTCGCCCGCGAGGCCTACGGCAAGGAGGTCATCCACCTCGCGCTGCGCTGGGCTCTCGATCGCGGCGACAACATCGTCGCGCTCTGGGGAGCGCGCAAGCGAGGCCAACTCGCCCCTATCGACGGCGTGATGGGTTGGCGACTGGACGCCGGCGCCATGGCGGAAATCGATCGGATAATCGAAGAAACGGTTACATCTCCCGTAGGCCCCGAGTTCATGGCGCCGCCCTGAGCGGGCGCCGTCGCCGGCATAGTCGCGCGTTTGGCTCGCCCTCGCGCCGTCCGCGCCGGTAAGCGCCGCTTTTCCTGCGCCGGCTTCGCCCCTTTGGCGTCGGCCGTGGGCATGACCGGATGGCCGAAAATCAGTCGCCAGCGACGGAACAAGCGAGATTTCCGGCCGTTATTCATGAAAGCGCTGTGGGCATGCGTCCGCGGGAGGCCTTCATGGACTCGGTGATCTATCTGGTTGGGCTCGTGGTGGTGGTTCTCGCCATTCTGTCGTTCCTGGGCCTGCGCTAGAGCGCATTTTCCCGAAATTCCGCTCCAACTCTTTGACCTGGCGCACTTTTTTTGGTCCGCCGGACCATTCCGTCCGATCGGAAGGCGCGCCAGCGGAAGGACAACGCCATGATCGAAGCGGTTCAGACTTCCACCGGTCCGGTCAGGACCGACGCGGCCGCGCGCGAGATCCCGGCCCAGGCTCAGGTCCAGCCCGCGGCGGCGACGCCGCCCGCTGATTGGGGAGCCATAGCCGCCGGAACGGCGGTGTCCTGCGCGGTCGTTTTCGTAATGG
Proteins encoded in this window:
- a CDS encoding aldo/keto reductase, coding for MPKAEMEFVDIAGASLAVSRIGLGTWSIGGWMWGGSDEAEAIGAIHEAMDRGVNLIDTAPVYGFGHAEEIVGKALKQGGRRERAVIATKAGLEWKDGRPFRNARRERILKEIDDSLRRLQTDVIDIYQVHWPDPETPTAETAGVMAELYRAGKIRAVGVSNFSPEQMEEFSAVAPLHTVQPPYNLFERGAERDILPYAKRKGLTAFAYGAICRGLLSGQITRDTQFSGDDLRNRDPKFQPDRRPQYIAAVERLARFAREAYGKEVIHLALRWALDRGDNIVALWGARKRGQLAPIDGVMGWRLDAGAMAEIDRIIEETVTSPVGPEFMAPP